Proteins co-encoded in one Streptomyces sp. SLBN-31 genomic window:
- a CDS encoding WD40 repeat domain-containing protein, whose amino-acid sequence MNVEELLRDSLRELAAEQPSAGGGFADRVLATRRRRRARRLASMAAATAAVVAVAVGVPLLESGKSDVRPSDVVRKDGITAHPDQSPPRELVGAGNAVLAAYYTVRNRPTTEHTAVQERTYRLLDPRTGTYEKDARWSIVAVAPGLRTAAVLERNLPAQRIGLLELATGRVKRWIQVEHGVGGLAFSDDGRRLVATTYDGNPDLRTKVKVRDSRHKEVWAWEAGFGDSSRSGFYDLDVASGEGAWTPVAFDRNTNSRQDFAFSRAGDLMYAQVIGGRDGMQQFYDHRGAKVAAPADERYLRSDVPARLSPNGRLAALGLTKEVAPGKSYSSIRDPRSGEEITRVRGGELLAWADDRRLVAWERASGLDEPYRARLVVVTIGSDKVVPLSGVQKQMYDDLKAWHPVFARR is encoded by the coding sequence GTGAACGTCGAGGAACTGCTGCGGGACTCCCTGCGCGAACTGGCCGCCGAACAGCCGTCGGCCGGGGGCGGGTTCGCCGACCGGGTGCTGGCCACCCGCCGGCGCCGCCGCGCCCGCAGGCTCGCCTCCATGGCCGCGGCCACGGCCGCCGTGGTGGCCGTCGCGGTCGGGGTACCGCTGCTGGAGTCAGGCAAGAGCGACGTGCGTCCGTCGGACGTCGTGCGGAAGGACGGCATCACCGCTCACCCGGACCAGTCGCCGCCGCGCGAGCTGGTGGGGGCCGGGAACGCGGTACTGGCCGCGTACTACACGGTCCGCAACCGGCCGACGACCGAGCACACGGCCGTCCAGGAGCGCACCTACCGGCTGCTCGACCCGAGGACCGGCACGTACGAGAAGGACGCCCGGTGGTCGATCGTCGCCGTCGCCCCCGGCCTGAGGACCGCCGCCGTGCTGGAGCGGAACCTGCCGGCCCAGCGGATCGGTCTGCTCGAACTGGCCACGGGCAGGGTGAAGCGGTGGATCCAGGTCGAGCACGGCGTCGGCGGGCTCGCGTTCTCGGACGACGGCCGCAGGCTCGTGGCCACGACGTACGACGGGAATCCCGATCTGCGCACCAAGGTGAAGGTGCGCGACAGCCGGCACAAGGAGGTATGGGCCTGGGAAGCCGGGTTCGGTGACTCCAGCCGGTCCGGCTTCTACGACCTCGACGTGGCCTCCGGCGAGGGCGCCTGGACGCCGGTCGCCTTCGACCGCAACACCAACTCCCGTCAGGACTTCGCGTTCAGCCGCGCCGGCGACCTGATGTACGCGCAGGTCATCGGCGGCCGGGACGGCATGCAGCAGTTCTACGACCACCGGGGCGCCAAGGTCGCGGCCCCGGCGGACGAGAGGTACCTGCGCTCGGACGTTCCCGCCAGGCTGTCCCCGAACGGCCGGCTCGCCGCCCTCGGCCTCACCAAGGAGGTGGCCCCCGGCAAGTCGTACTCCTCGATCCGTGACCCGCGAAGCGGCGAGGAGATCACCAGGGTCCGCGGCGGTGAGCTGCTGGCCTGGGCCGACGACCGGCGGCTCGTCGCCTGGGAGCGGGCGAGCGGCCTGGACGAGCCGTACCGTGCCCGGCTGGTGGTCGTGACGATCGGCAGTGACAAGGTCGTACCGCTGAGCGGCGTGCAGAAGCAGATGTACGACGACCTCAAGGCCTGGCATCCGGTCTTCGCCCGCCGCTGA
- the dapA gene encoding 4-hydroxy-tetrahydrodipicolinate synthase, which translates to MTTTARSAPPFGRALCAMITPFADGGGLDLGGAQRLADRLVSLGCDGLVLSGTTGESPTTTDAEKAALVEAVREAVGGRASIVAGVGTFDTRHTVELALAAEKAGADGVLVVSPYYSLPPQDALEEHFRTVADASGLPVVLYDIPGRTGTRIEPDTMLRLAEHPRIVAVKDCSYDFLAAQKVLARTDLAYYAGCDEHNLALYAVGGAGYISTVANVVPDRLRAVLDAFEAGDTPVSARLQQRATPLIEAMMSAGLPGAVTAKALLGELGLPAGPVRAPLRPAGREAVDGLLAAYRELTDG; encoded by the coding sequence ATGACGACGACCGCACGCTCCGCACCGCCCTTCGGCCGTGCCCTCTGCGCGATGATCACGCCGTTCGCCGACGGCGGCGGACTCGACCTCGGCGGGGCCCAGCGACTCGCCGACCGTCTGGTCTCCCTCGGCTGCGACGGCCTGGTGCTCTCCGGGACCACGGGAGAGTCGCCGACCACCACGGACGCCGAGAAGGCGGCGCTCGTCGAGGCGGTGCGGGAGGCGGTGGGCGGCCGGGCGTCGATCGTGGCGGGCGTCGGCACCTTCGACACGCGGCACACCGTGGAGCTCGCACTGGCCGCCGAGAAGGCGGGCGCCGACGGCGTGCTGGTGGTCAGCCCGTACTACAGCCTGCCTCCGCAGGACGCGCTGGAGGAGCACTTCCGGACGGTCGCCGACGCCTCGGGGCTGCCGGTCGTCCTCTACGACATCCCGGGCCGCACCGGCACCCGTATCGAGCCGGACACGATGCTCCGGCTCGCCGAGCACCCGCGGATCGTGGCGGTCAAGGACTGCTCCTACGACTTCCTCGCCGCCCAGAAGGTTCTCGCGCGCACGGACCTCGCGTACTACGCGGGCTGTGACGAGCACAACCTCGCGCTGTACGCGGTGGGCGGCGCCGGTTACATCAGCACGGTCGCCAACGTGGTCCCCGACCGGCTCCGCGCGGTCCTGGACGCGTTCGAGGCGGGCGACACCCCCGTGTCCGCCCGCCTCCAGCAACGCGCCACGCCGCTCATCGAGGCGATGATGTCGGCGGGCCTGCCCGGCGCGGTCACCGCCAAGGCCCTGCTGGGCGAACTCGGCCTGCCCGCCGGTCCGGTCCGCGCCCCGCTGCGGCCCGCCGGCCGCGAGGCGGTCGACGGGCTGCTCGCGGCGTACCGGGAGCTGACCGACGGCTGA
- a CDS encoding SigE family RNA polymerase sigma factor yields MDAEAQDSFREFVEHRSSALLRTAVLLSGGDRHAAEDLLQNALIKAAGRWRRIEEPEAYVRQVLYRQQISRWRLKWRRRELTVAEPPDTGAGRDGAADADLRLLMRGALARLTARQRTVLVLRYFEDLPEADVARILGCSVGTVRSTTHRSLARLRALAPELGALGRPDAADAPSRDYSPVEVRP; encoded by the coding sequence ATGGATGCCGAGGCGCAGGACAGCTTCCGGGAGTTCGTGGAACACCGGTCGTCCGCGCTGCTGAGGACGGCGGTGCTGCTGAGCGGCGGCGACCGGCACGCCGCCGAGGACCTGCTGCAGAACGCCCTGATCAAGGCGGCGGGGCGGTGGCGCCGGATCGAGGAACCGGAGGCGTACGTACGGCAGGTGCTCTACCGGCAGCAGATCAGCCGCTGGCGGCTGAAGTGGCGCAGACGGGAGCTGACGGTCGCCGAACCGCCGGACACCGGAGCCGGCCGGGACGGCGCCGCCGACGCCGACCTGCGGCTGCTGATGCGCGGCGCGCTCGCCCGTCTCACCGCCCGGCAGCGCACCGTCCTGGTGCTGCGCTACTTCGAGGACCTGCCGGAGGCCGACGTGGCGCGGATCCTCGGCTGCTCGGTGGGCACCGTACGGTCCACCACCCACCGCTCGCTCGCCCGGCTGCGCGCCCTCGCGCCGGAGCTGGGCGCGCTCGGCCGGCCGGACGCCGCGGACGCGCCGTCCCGTGACTACTCGCCCGTGGAGGTGCGTCCGTGA